The Nitrospiraceae bacterium genome window below encodes:
- a CDS encoding ABC transporter ATP-binding protein: protein MATEIAVDFVKRFRGQRPIRAQMTYPVESSTVLILFGPSGAGKTTILRSLAGLEWPEEGSIRFISRTWLDTANGIRVPPQDRQIGYMAQDYALFPTLTVEGNIAYGLAHLPAHARARRVDEVVESFQLRGLERSKPGQLSGGQQQRVALARAVAPCPLLLLLDEPLSALDIPARFHLRHELRALLTQLALPSIIVTHDWAEALVLGDVMAVVSGGEVLQIGAPMDVFSRPVNAEVARVVGVESVLKGTVVWAGGGLVRIDINGVVVTAMAPDPLDAKVFVCIRAEDVTIERGRPEATSARNSLSGIVTGVTMLGAMAHVGVDCGFGLTALVTRSAVDEMELATGAAIVAAVKAGAVHVVSRQKDN, encoded by the coding sequence ATGGCCACAGAAATAGCCGTCGACTTCGTCAAGCGCTTCCGCGGTCAACGGCCCATACGGGCGCAGATGACCTACCCTGTCGAATCCTCCACAGTTTTGATCCTGTTCGGTCCTTCGGGGGCCGGAAAAACGACGATCCTTCGTTCCCTCGCCGGACTGGAGTGGCCGGAGGAGGGGAGCATCAGGTTCATTTCCAGAACGTGGCTGGATACGGCGAACGGTATTCGGGTACCGCCGCAAGATCGCCAGATCGGTTACATGGCACAAGACTATGCGCTGTTTCCTACGCTGACCGTAGAGGGCAACATTGCCTATGGGTTGGCGCATCTTCCCGCCCATGCGCGTGCGCGGCGGGTGGATGAGGTCGTGGAGAGTTTTCAGTTGCGTGGATTGGAGCGGTCGAAGCCGGGGCAATTGTCCGGTGGACAGCAGCAACGGGTCGCGCTGGCGCGCGCCGTGGCGCCCTGTCCGTTGCTGCTTCTGTTGGATGAGCCCCTTTCGGCGTTGGACATTCCTGCGCGCTTCCACCTTCGGCACGAATTGCGGGCTCTCTTGACCCAATTGGCGCTCCCCTCGATCATCGTGACGCATGACTGGGCTGAAGCGTTGGTGCTCGGCGACGTGATGGCGGTGGTCAGCGGGGGCGAGGTGTTGCAGATCGGCGCGCCGATGGACGTGTTTAGTCGGCCCGTCAATGCCGAAGTGGCGCGGGTGGTCGGCGTGGAAAGCGTGCTTAAGGGGACGGTGGTTTGGGCGGGTGGAGGCCTCGTTCGTATCGATATCAATGGGGTTGTTGTGACTGCGATGGCGCCTGACCCATTGGATGCGAAGGTCTTCGTCTGCATCCGGGCGGAAGACGTGACGATCGAGCGTGGGCGGCCGGAGGCGACGAGCGCCAGGAACAGTTTGTCCGGGATTGTGACCGGTGTCACGATGTTGGGGGCCATGGCGCATGTGGGCGTCGATTGTGGGTTCGGACTGACCGCGCTCGTCACCCGGTCGGCCGTGGACGAGATGGAACTCGCGACGGGTGCTGCGATCGT
- the modB gene encoding molybdate ABC transporter permease subunit, whose product MNWLAIWVTVKLASLTALILLVVGLPIAYWVSFSRWRWKFIIESVVALPLVLPPTVLGFYILVAIGPHSPFGRLYADLVGHPLPFTFEGLLFASVLYSLPFAVQPFAAAFEQVDRRLIEASWTLGVSRARTFFRLIVPLSGAGLVTGTVLSFAHTMGEFGVVLMVGGNLEGVTRTVSIDIYDEVQALNYEAASQTALFLLAVSYLVLLAIYALNRNVWAVWPQK is encoded by the coding sequence GTGAATTGGCTAGCTATCTGGGTTACGGTGAAGCTTGCCAGCCTTACGGCCCTCATCCTCTTGGTGGTGGGCTTGCCGATCGCCTACTGGGTCAGTTTCTCCCGTTGGCGCTGGAAGTTCATCATTGAGTCCGTCGTGGCCTTACCATTGGTGCTGCCGCCGACGGTACTCGGCTTCTACATCCTGGTTGCGATCGGACCACATAGTCCATTCGGCCGGCTCTATGCCGATCTCGTTGGGCACCCGCTTCCTTTTACGTTTGAAGGTCTGCTGTTCGCCTCCGTTCTCTACAGCCTTCCGTTTGCGGTTCAACCCTTTGCTGCGGCATTTGAGCAGGTTGACCGCCGGTTGATTGAGGCGTCTTGGACGCTGGGCGTGTCGAGAGCCAGAACATTCTTCAGATTGATTGTGCCGCTGTCCGGTGCCGGCCTGGTGACCGGGACGGTCTTGAGCTTTGCCCACACGATGGGGGAGTTCGGCGTGGTCCTGATGGTCGGTGGAAATCTTGAAGGGGTGACGCGGACGGTCTCCATCGACATCTATGATGAAGTCCAGGCGTTGAATTACGAGGCCGCTTCCCAAACCGCCCTGTTTCTCCTGGCGGTCTCTTACCTCGTGTTGCTGGCGATCTATGCCCTCAACCGAAACGTCTGGGCGGTATGGCCACAGAAATAG